A genomic region of Pseudomonas sp. MPC6 contains the following coding sequences:
- a CDS encoding neutral zinc metallopeptidase, giving the protein MLWKKGRRSDNVVDARGDDAGGGGGMRFGGGKGLSLTAIVLIVGIGWLTGQDPLQILGQLTGQMSDQSAPAPTQTRKAPPANDEGAEFVRSILGDTEDTWRQIFQQADRQYKDPTLVLFSNRVNSACGLATSATGPFYCPADQKVYLDTSFFQEMSQRFSAAGDFAQAYVIAHEVGHHVQTLLGVSAKIQTARQQGRQMEGDGGLLVRQELQADCLAGVWAHNAQQRLNWLEPGDIEEALNAANAIGDDRLQQQGQGRVVPDSFTHGTSAQRVRWFKTGFAQGQVGQCDTFAAKNL; this is encoded by the coding sequence ATGCTATGGAAAAAAGGCCGACGCAGCGACAACGTGGTCGATGCCCGGGGCGATGATGCCGGCGGCGGTGGCGGGATGCGTTTCGGTGGCGGCAAGGGCCTGAGCCTGACGGCGATCGTGCTGATCGTCGGGATCGGCTGGCTCACCGGCCAGGACCCCTTGCAGATCCTCGGGCAACTCACCGGGCAGATGAGCGATCAATCGGCGCCGGCGCCGACGCAAACCCGCAAGGCGCCACCGGCCAATGATGAAGGGGCCGAATTCGTGCGCTCGATCCTGGGCGATACCGAAGACACCTGGCGGCAGATTTTCCAGCAGGCCGACCGTCAATACAAGGACCCGACCCTGGTGCTGTTCAGCAACCGCGTCAACTCGGCATGCGGCCTGGCGACGTCGGCCACCGGTCCGTTCTATTGCCCGGCGGACCAGAAAGTCTACCTGGACACGAGCTTCTTCCAGGAGATGTCCCAACGCTTTTCCGCTGCGGGCGATTTCGCGCAGGCCTACGTGATCGCTCACGAAGTCGGGCATCACGTGCAGACCTTGCTCGGCGTATCGGCGAAAATTCAGACCGCACGCCAACAAGGCCGGCAAATGGAAGGTGATGGTGGCTTGCTGGTGCGCCAGGAACTCCAGGCCGATTGCCTGGCCGGGGTCTGGGCCCATAATGCCCAGCAACGCCTGAACTGGCTGGAACCGGGGGACATCGAAGAAGCCTTGAACGCCGCCAACGCCATTGGCGACGACCGCCTGCAACAGCAAGGCCAGGGTCGCGTGGTGCCGGACTCGTTTACCCATGGTACGTCGGCGCAAAGGGTGCGCTGGTTCAAAACCGGATTCGCCCAGGGCCAGGTCGGCCAGTGCGATACCTTTGCGGCGAAAAACCTGTGA
- a CDS encoding neutral zinc metallopeptidase: MLWNKARRSDNVNDTRKGKDARTLTGKTLGAGLAVVALASAGLYSTLGTTPDETPLISSNTLNPPDVVLSIATEDLQLKFVQSVLGDTEDTWKQLFAQTGRHYPPPTLTLFDNGVVSGCGYASSASGPFYCPGDRQLYLDLAFFAKLEQQFSVVGDFARAYIIAHEVSHHVQLELGLSEPFEKALLDQQPVAGDGGLEVRAELQADCLAGVWAYHAQERLDWLEPGDIEAALQAAAAFGDDSLQRSRNHTVRPETFSHGTSQQRADWFRTGFATGRTDACDTFAADDL, from the coding sequence ATGTTATGGAACAAGGCAAGACGCAGCGACAACGTGAACGACACTCGCAAGGGCAAGGATGCCCGCACACTCACAGGGAAAACGCTGGGCGCCGGACTGGCTGTCGTCGCACTGGCAAGCGCAGGACTTTATTCGACACTGGGGACGACACCGGACGAGACGCCCCTCATCTCCTCGAACACCCTCAACCCACCCGACGTCGTTCTTTCAATTGCCACCGAGGATCTGCAACTGAAGTTTGTACAGTCAGTACTGGGCGATACCGAAGACACCTGGAAACAACTTTTTGCGCAAACCGGGCGGCACTACCCGCCACCCACCCTGACGCTGTTCGACAATGGCGTGGTCTCGGGATGCGGCTACGCCAGCTCCGCCAGTGGTCCGTTCTACTGCCCGGGTGACCGGCAGCTGTACCTCGACCTGGCGTTCTTCGCCAAACTGGAGCAGCAGTTCTCAGTGGTCGGTGACTTCGCACGGGCTTACATCATCGCTCATGAGGTCAGCCATCACGTGCAACTCGAGCTGGGACTTTCCGAACCCTTCGAGAAGGCCTTGCTCGACCAGCAACCCGTCGCCGGCGATGGCGGCCTGGAGGTGCGTGCGGAGTTGCAGGCCGATTGCCTGGCCGGCGTCTGGGCGTACCATGCACAGGAACGCCTGGACTGGCTGGAGCCTGGCGATATCGAGGCCGCCTTGCAGGCCGCGGCCGCCTTCGGTGACGACAGCCTGCAACGCTCCCGAAACCATACAGTCCGGCCAGAGACGTTCAGTCACGGCACTTCGCAGCAGCGCGCGGACTGGTTCAGAACCGGTTTCGCCACCGGCCGGACCGACGCTTGCGACACCTTCGCCGCCGACGACCTTTAA
- a CDS encoding FAD-dependent oxidoreductase encodes MPAEPHNAADIDCDVLIIGSGAAGLSAAVTAAWHGLNVIVVEKDSVFGGATAWSGGWAWVPCNPLARRAGIVEDVEQPRTYLKHELGERYEPTMINAFLEAGPRMVAFFEQHTSLQFADGNAIADIHGDTPGAGTGGRSVIAAPYDGRKVGKLLKRLRKTMRETSFMGMPIMAGADLGAFLNLTRSLSAAWHVTRRVTCHLLDLAIHGRAMQLVNGVALVARLAKSAEDLGVLLWESAPVTELLQEGDHVRGAVINTAQRKIRIHARKAVVLAAGGFANDIERRKALFPRTPTGHEHWALPPSSVSGDGLRLGESAGARVNTNMASPVAWAPVSQVPHKDGSIGHFPHIIERGKPGIIGVLSNGQRFVNEANGYYDYVTAMVAAAPQGEEVASWLICSHGFQRRYGLGISRPFPVPLSPFIRSGYLKTGKTLEALARACGIDPNGLSSTVAQYNHHARNGEDPAFGRGSTPYNRKQGDALQHPNPCLAPIEQGPFYAVKVQPGCFGTFAGLKVNAHAQVLDSSGRPITGLYAAGGDMASIMGGHYPAGGINLGPALTFGYIAARHIAGITADEQEIDHAAHR; translated from the coding sequence ATGCCTGCCGAACCACACAACGCTGCGGATATTGACTGCGACGTGCTGATCATTGGCTCCGGTGCAGCCGGACTGTCTGCGGCAGTCACTGCTGCATGGCATGGCCTGAACGTCATTGTGGTCGAGAAAGACTCGGTGTTTGGCGGCGCCACGGCGTGGTCCGGTGGATGGGCGTGGGTGCCGTGCAATCCCCTGGCCCGTCGCGCGGGTATCGTCGAAGACGTCGAGCAACCGCGCACCTACCTGAAACATGAACTGGGCGAGCGTTACGAGCCAACGATGATAAATGCGTTCCTCGAGGCCGGCCCGCGAATGGTCGCGTTCTTCGAACAGCACACCTCGTTGCAGTTCGCTGACGGCAATGCGATTGCCGACATCCATGGCGACACTCCAGGAGCCGGCACCGGCGGACGCTCGGTGATCGCTGCGCCTTATGACGGACGAAAAGTCGGCAAGCTGCTCAAGCGTCTGCGCAAAACCATGCGCGAAACTTCGTTCATGGGCATGCCGATCATGGCGGGCGCGGACCTTGGTGCGTTTCTCAACCTTACACGCTCGCTGTCGGCAGCCTGGCATGTGACCCGGCGCGTTACCTGTCACCTGCTCGACCTCGCCATTCATGGCCGGGCGATGCAGCTGGTCAACGGCGTGGCGCTGGTGGCCCGGCTGGCAAAGTCCGCCGAAGACCTTGGCGTGTTGCTTTGGGAATCGGCGCCGGTGACCGAGTTATTGCAAGAGGGCGATCACGTCCGGGGCGCGGTGATCAATACCGCCCAGCGCAAGATCCGCATCCATGCGCGCAAGGCAGTGGTGCTCGCCGCCGGTGGTTTCGCCAATGACATCGAGCGGCGCAAGGCCTTGTTCCCGCGCACACCCACAGGTCATGAACATTGGGCATTGCCGCCCTCAAGCGTCAGTGGCGATGGTCTGCGCCTGGGCGAAAGCGCCGGCGCCCGGGTCAACACCAACATGGCATCGCCCGTGGCCTGGGCACCGGTTTCGCAAGTGCCGCACAAAGACGGCAGCATCGGCCACTTCCCGCACATCATCGAGCGCGGTAAACCGGGGATCATCGGGGTGTTGAGCAACGGTCAGCGCTTCGTCAACGAAGCCAACGGCTACTACGACTATGTGACGGCCATGGTCGCTGCCGCACCGCAGGGCGAGGAAGTCGCCTCCTGGTTGATCTGCAGCCACGGTTTTCAGCGGCGCTATGGCCTCGGAATTTCCCGGCCGTTTCCGGTGCCTCTGTCACCCTTTATCCGCAGCGGCTATCTGAAAACCGGCAAGACCCTGGAGGCATTGGCGCGGGCCTGCGGCATCGACCCGAATGGCTTGAGCAGCACCGTGGCGCAATACAACCACCACGCGCGCAACGGGGAGGATCCCGCGTTCGGTCGCGGTTCGACACCCTACAACCGCAAGCAGGGGGATGCGTTGCAGCACCCCAATCCTTGCCTCGCACCGATCGAACAAGGCCCGTTCTATGCCGTGAAGGTCCAGCCCGGCTGCTTCGGCACCTTCGCCGGCCTGAAGGTCAACGCACACGCCCAGGTCCTCGATTCATCAGGACGGCCCATTACCGGGCTATACGCCGCGGGCGGCGATATGGCCAGCATCATGGGCGGGCACTACCCCGCCGGCGGCATCAATCTCGGCCCGGCGCTGACGTTCGGCTACATCGCTGCACGACATATCGCAGGCATTACAGCTGACGAACAGGAGATCGACCATGCAGCACATCGTTAA
- a CDS encoding IclR family transcriptional regulator encodes MAGSQIERVFSVLESLTSDPRGLPMQTLAEQLDIPKSATHRLLAELIRLGYVRQNPENLRYHLSTKLVAMGFRYLSSSGADIVQPVLDRLARETGELVRLGVIEGERQTWIAKSQGARSGLRYDPDMGRDAPLFYTASGHAWLASMSDAEALSLVERQGSDRPKDLGPNAPRSNIELLERLRLAREQGYAWVEESSAVGTSAIAAVVRHPGDGRVIGVLSIAGPSARMPGARLHELAPLLLKYTEELSAASQASELFS; translated from the coding sequence ATGGCCGGCAGTCAGATCGAACGTGTTTTCAGTGTGCTGGAAAGTCTCACCAGCGACCCTCGCGGTCTGCCGATGCAAACGCTGGCAGAGCAACTGGATATCCCCAAAAGCGCGACCCATCGCCTGCTCGCCGAACTGATCCGGCTGGGCTACGTACGGCAGAATCCGGAGAATTTGCGTTATCACCTGTCCACCAAGCTGGTGGCGATGGGGTTCCGTTATCTGTCGAGCAGCGGCGCCGATATCGTGCAGCCGGTGCTCGATCGCCTGGCTCGGGAAACCGGGGAGCTGGTGCGACTTGGGGTGATCGAAGGCGAGCGACAGACCTGGATCGCCAAATCCCAGGGCGCCCGCTCCGGTCTGCGATACGACCCGGATATGGGCCGTGATGCGCCGCTGTTCTATACCGCGTCGGGGCATGCGTGGCTGGCGAGCATGAGCGATGCCGAAGCCCTGTCGCTGGTGGAACGCCAGGGCAGTGACCGCCCGAAAGACCTGGGGCCGAATGCACCGCGCTCCAACATCGAGTTGCTGGAACGGCTGCGACTGGCGCGGGAGCAGGGTTACGCCTGGGTCGAGGAGAGTTCGGCCGTGGGGACTTCGGCGATTGCGGCGGTGGTAAGGCATCCGGGCGATGGCCGGGTGATCGGAGTACTCAGCATCGCCGGCCCGAGCGCGCGGATGCCGGGGGCGAGGTTGCATGAGTTGGCCCCGTTATTGTTGAAGTACACCGAGGAGTTGTCTGCGGCGAGTCAGGCGTCCGAGTTGTTCAGTTAA
- a CDS encoding sugar phosphate isomerase/epimerase, with the protein MNERIYSLASLTVLELSPPEMVEVAARAGYSHVGLRLVPATPEEHHFALVVDDDLRRRTLERLRDTGVRVLDVEILRLKPDTVVAGFEKILAVGAEFGATELLVAGNDSDEQRLTENFARLCDLAAPYGLHPHLEFMPWTDARNLEQAVRIVENADRANGGVLVDAFHFDRSQSRLEDLARVAPSRLRYAQLCDVAGPRPTDMAEILRQARNERRFPGDGDCDLAGLLQCLPASIALSLEIPAVQLLEQGVSGLQRAQMALDKTRELMARL; encoded by the coding sequence ATGAATGAACGGATTTATTCTCTGGCGAGTCTGACGGTACTGGAGTTGTCGCCGCCAGAAATGGTCGAGGTCGCGGCGCGAGCAGGCTACAGTCATGTCGGACTGCGGCTGGTACCGGCGACACCTGAAGAACATCACTTTGCGCTGGTAGTCGATGATGATTTACGCCGCAGGACTCTGGAGCGTTTGCGCGATACCGGCGTTCGTGTGCTGGACGTGGAAATCCTGCGGCTCAAGCCAGACACGGTCGTCGCTGGTTTCGAGAAGATTCTGGCCGTAGGCGCCGAATTCGGTGCGACTGAATTACTGGTAGCGGGTAACGATTCTGACGAGCAGCGGCTCACCGAAAACTTCGCAAGACTTTGTGATCTGGCGGCTCCCTACGGCCTTCATCCGCACCTGGAATTCATGCCATGGACCGATGCACGCAATCTCGAACAAGCGGTGCGTATCGTCGAAAATGCCGATCGAGCAAACGGCGGGGTGTTGGTGGACGCGTTCCATTTCGATCGTTCGCAGTCGCGGCTGGAAGACTTGGCCAGGGTTGCCCCGTCACGGTTACGGTATGCCCAGTTGTGCGACGTCGCGGGGCCGCGGCCGACGGACATGGCGGAGATTCTGCGCCAGGCACGTAATGAGCGGCGCTTTCCGGGGGACGGTGATTGTGATCTGGCGGGGTTGTTGCAGTGTCTTCCAGCCAGTATTGCGTTGAGCCTGGAGATCCCCGCCGTGCAGTTGCTGGAGCAGGGCGTGAGTGGGTTACAACGGGCGCAGATGGCGCTGGATAAAACCCGTGAACTGATGGCGCGGCTGTAA
- a CDS encoding DMT family transporter, giving the protein MTLSTPLSGVNQPFKGIMLIVVATFLFSSHDALSKYLSGFYPIIMVVWARYLVHTLLMAGIFLPQSGLSVLRTRRPLLQLLRSLCLLGTSLFFTTGLQYIPLAEATAVNFLAPVLVTALSVPLLGERVTRGQWIAVICGFIGVVIIVHPGGDLFTPAVLLPLCSALFFCFYQLLTRKLSKIDSPTTSNFFAGLCNTLVMSALVPFFWQVPSFGHGLMMVALGACGMTAHLFLTQAFRHAAPALLAPFGYCQIVFAGLLGWLLFAHTPTLTTVVGIAVICCSGLAAAWQQSRR; this is encoded by the coding sequence ATGACCCTCAGCACCCCGCTTTCCGGCGTCAATCAGCCCTTCAAGGGGATCATGCTGATCGTTGTCGCGACCTTTCTGTTTTCCAGCCATGACGCGTTGTCGAAATATCTTTCAGGGTTCTACCCGATCATCATGGTGGTCTGGGCCCGATACCTGGTTCACACCTTGTTGATGGCCGGGATTTTTCTGCCGCAATCCGGGCTGAGTGTCCTGCGCACCAGACGGCCGTTACTGCAGTTGCTCAGGTCGTTGTGCCTGCTGGGCACCAGTTTGTTTTTCACCACCGGTCTGCAGTACATCCCGTTGGCCGAAGCCACGGCAGTCAACTTTCTTGCCCCGGTCCTGGTGACCGCGCTGTCGGTGCCGCTGTTGGGCGAGCGCGTCACCCGGGGCCAATGGATCGCGGTGATTTGCGGATTTATCGGCGTAGTGATCATTGTCCACCCCGGCGGCGACCTGTTCACGCCAGCCGTGTTGTTGCCGCTCTGCTCGGCATTGTTTTTCTGCTTCTATCAATTGCTCACCCGCAAACTCAGCAAGATCGACAGCCCGACCACCAGCAACTTCTTCGCCGGCCTGTGCAACACCTTGGTGATGAGCGCGCTGGTGCCGTTCTTCTGGCAAGTTCCCAGCTTTGGGCACGGTTTGATGATGGTGGCACTGGGGGCTTGCGGGATGACGGCGCACCTGTTTTTGACCCAGGCTTTCCGTCACGCCGCACCCGCACTGCTGGCGCCGTTCGGCTATTGTCAGATTGTCTTTGCCGGTTTGCTGGGCTGGTTGCTGTTTGCCCACACGCCGACCCTGACCACTGTGGTCGGGATCGCGGTGATTTGCTGCAGCGGGTTGGCGGCGGCCTGGCAACAAAGCCGTCGATGA
- a CDS encoding MFS transporter, with the protein MIPSQSSRMAPAIGTAGGIGDKIRGAMAVGKTRWGMLALVFFATTLNYIDRAALGVMQPILAKEMSWTAMDYANINFWFQVGYAIGFVLQGRLIDRVGVKRVFFCAVLLWSLATGAHGLATSAVGFMVCRFILGLTEAANYPACVKTTRLWFPAGERAVATGIFNAGTNVGAMFTPMLLPLILHVWGWQAAFLCMASLGGIWLLFWGLKYFNPEDHPSVKQSELDYIQNEVEPEQTRVPFSTILRMRGTWAFALAYSLTAPVFWFYLYWLPPFLNQQYNLGINVTQMGIPLIIIYLTADFGSVGGGILSSFLIGRGMNAIKARLLSMFLFACCIIGVVMAAGSSNLWVAVAAISLAIGAHQAWTANIWSLVMDYTPKHMMSTVFGFGGMCAAIGGMFMTQLVGHILTVTNNNYTVLFTLIPAMYFIALIWMYFMAPRKIPTVID; encoded by the coding sequence ATGATTCCTTCTCAGAGTTCACGCATGGCTCCGGCCATCGGTACCGCCGGCGGCATCGGCGACAAGATCCGCGGCGCCATGGCGGTCGGCAAAACCCGTTGGGGCATGCTGGCGCTGGTGTTTTTCGCCACCACCCTGAACTACATCGACCGCGCCGCACTGGGCGTGATGCAGCCGATCCTGGCCAAGGAAATGAGCTGGACGGCGATGGACTACGCCAACATCAACTTCTGGTTCCAGGTCGGCTACGCCATCGGCTTCGTGCTGCAAGGCCGGTTGATCGACCGGGTCGGCGTGAAACGCGTGTTCTTCTGCGCGGTATTGCTCTGGAGCCTGGCCACGGGTGCCCACGGCCTGGCCACATCGGCGGTCGGTTTCATGGTCTGCCGCTTCATCCTGGGCCTGACCGAAGCCGCCAACTACCCGGCCTGCGTGAAAACCACGCGGTTGTGGTTCCCGGCCGGTGAACGTGCCGTGGCCACCGGCATCTTCAATGCCGGCACCAACGTCGGTGCGATGTTCACGCCGATGCTGCTGCCGCTGATCCTCCACGTGTGGGGCTGGCAGGCCGCGTTCCTGTGTATGGCGTCACTGGGCGGGATCTGGTTGCTGTTCTGGGGCTTGAAGTACTTCAACCCGGAGGATCACCCAAGCGTTAAACAATCGGAACTGGACTACATCCAGAACGAAGTCGAACCGGAGCAGACCCGCGTGCCGTTCTCGACAATCCTGCGCATGCGTGGCACCTGGGCCTTCGCCCTCGCCTACTCGCTGACCGCGCCGGTGTTCTGGTTCTACCTCTACTGGCTGCCACCGTTCCTCAATCAGCAATACAACCTCGGGATCAACGTGACCCAGATGGGTATTCCGCTGATCATCATCTACCTGACGGCCGACTTCGGCAGCGTCGGCGGCGGGATCCTGTCCTCGTTCCTGATCGGCCGCGGAATGAACGCGATCAAGGCGCGACTGCTGTCCATGTTCCTGTTCGCCTGCTGCATCATCGGCGTGGTCATGGCGGCAGGTTCGAGCAATCTGTGGGTTGCCGTGGCCGCCATTTCCCTGGCCATCGGTGCGCACCAGGCCTGGACGGCGAACATCTGGAGCCTGGTGATGGACTACACGCCCAAGCACATGATGAGTACGGTGTTCGGTTTCGGCGGCATGTGCGCCGCCATCGGCGGGATGTTCATGACCCAGTTGGTCGGCCACATCCTGACCGTTACCAACAACAATTACACGGTGCTGTTCACCCTGATTCCGGCGATGTACTTCATCGCGCTGATCTGGATGTACTTCATGGCACCGCGCAAGATTCCTACCGTCATCGACTGA
- the quiC gene encoding 3-dehydroshikimate dehydratase QuiC, translating into MQRSIATVSLSGTLPEKLEAIAAAGFDGVEIFENDLLYYDGSPREIRQMCADLGIAITLFQPFRDFEGCRRDRLPRNLERAERKFDLMQELGTDLVLVCSNASADAIGDEQILVDDLRLLAEHAGARGLRIGYEALAWGRHVNTWQQVWNIVRQADHPNLGVLLDSFHTLSLKGDPSAIADIPGDKIFFVQMADAPILAMDVLEWSRHFRCFPGQGEFDLPGFLAPIIKSGYTGPLSLEIFNDGFRAAPPRANAADGLRSLLYLEEKTRERLAQEANPPANLDILFETPEASQYNGIEFLEFAVDESLGAKLCHWLERLGFVKAGQHRSKSVSLMRQGDINLILNSEPYSFAHSFFEAHGPSLCATAVRVKDSASALARAVAYKGQPYRGLVGPNELELAAVRAPDGSLIYLVDQDADVYGTDFNLQPTAVASGGLKRIDHMAMALPADSLDSWVLFYKSLLDFEADDEVVLPDPYGLVKSRALRSRCSSIRLPLNISENRNTAISHALSSYRGSGVHHIAFDCDDIFAEVSRAKEAGVPLLDIPLNYYDDLAARFDFDDEFLSELAYYNVLYDRDAQGGELFHVYTEPFEGRFFFEIIQRKNGYAGYGAANVAVRLAAMAKSRSGAIRQAKL; encoded by the coding sequence ATGCAGCGTTCCATTGCCACCGTGTCCTTGAGCGGTACCCTGCCGGAAAAACTCGAAGCCATTGCCGCCGCCGGTTTTGATGGTGTGGAGATTTTCGAGAACGACCTTCTCTACTACGACGGGAGCCCGCGGGAAATCAGGCAGATGTGCGCCGATCTGGGGATCGCCATCACCCTGTTTCAACCCTTCCGGGACTTCGAAGGCTGCCGCCGCGACCGTCTGCCACGTAACCTGGAACGGGCCGAGCGCAAGTTCGACCTGATGCAGGAGCTGGGTACCGACCTGGTGCTGGTGTGCAGCAACGCCTCGGCCGACGCCATCGGTGATGAGCAGATTCTCGTCGACGACTTGCGCCTGCTGGCTGAACACGCGGGCGCCCGTGGCCTGCGGATCGGTTACGAAGCGTTGGCCTGGGGCCGGCATGTGAACACTTGGCAACAAGTGTGGAACATCGTCCGTCAGGCGGATCACCCGAATCTGGGTGTGTTGCTGGACAGCTTTCACACGCTGTCGCTCAAAGGCGATCCGAGCGCCATCGCCGACATTCCCGGCGACAAGATTTTCTTTGTGCAAATGGCCGACGCACCGATCCTGGCCATGGATGTGCTGGAGTGGAGCCGGCATTTCCGGTGTTTCCCGGGCCAGGGCGAATTCGATTTGCCGGGCTTCCTCGCACCGATCATCAAGAGTGGCTACACCGGGCCGTTGTCGCTGGAGATCTTCAACGATGGTTTTCGTGCGGCACCGCCCCGGGCCAACGCCGCCGACGGTCTGCGTTCCTTGCTGTACCTGGAGGAGAAAACCCGCGAGCGTCTGGCGCAGGAAGCCAACCCCCCGGCCAATCTCGATATCCTGTTCGAGACACCCGAGGCCAGCCAATACAACGGCATCGAATTTCTCGAGTTCGCCGTGGACGAAAGCCTTGGCGCCAAGCTATGCCATTGGCTGGAGCGACTCGGTTTCGTCAAGGCCGGGCAACACCGCTCCAAGAGTGTGAGCCTGATGCGCCAGGGTGATATCAACCTGATCCTCAACTCCGAGCCTTATTCGTTCGCCCACAGCTTCTTTGAAGCGCATGGACCCTCGCTGTGCGCCACCGCGGTGCGCGTCAAGGACAGCGCCAGCGCGTTGGCCCGGGCCGTGGCCTACAAAGGTCAGCCGTATCGCGGACTGGTCGGCCCCAATGAACTGGAGCTGGCCGCCGTCCGCGCGCCGGACGGGAGTCTGATTTATCTGGTAGACCAGGATGCCGACGTTTATGGCACCGATTTCAATCTGCAGCCAACAGCCGTGGCCAGTGGCGGTCTCAAGCGCATCGACCACATGGCCATGGCGTTGCCGGCCGACAGCCTCGACAGTTGGGTGCTGTTCTACAAGAGCCTGCTGGATTTCGAAGCGGATGATGAAGTGGTGCTGCCCGACCCGTATGGCCTGGTGAAGAGCCGGGCGTTGCGCAGCCGCTGCAGCTCGATCCGCTTGCCGCTGAATATTTCCGAGAACCGCAATACCGCGATTTCACACGCGCTGTCGAGTTATCGCGGCTCGGGCGTGCATCACATCGCTTTTGATTGCGACGATATCTTTGCCGAGGTCAGTCGTGCGAAGGAGGCAGGCGTACCGCTGCTGGATATCCCGCTCAATTATTACGATGACCTGGCGGCGCGCTTCGATTTCGACGACGAGTTCCTCAGCGAGCTGGCGTATTACAACGTGCTTTACGATCGCGATGCCCAGGGCGGTGAGCTGTTCCATGTGTACACCGAACCGTTTGAAGGACGGTTCTTCTTTGAAATCATCCAGCGCAAGAATGGCTACGCCGGTTACGGTGCGGCCAACGTGGCGGTGCGGCTGGCAGCCATGGCCAAGTCGCGCAGTGGTGCCATCCGTCAGGCAAAGTTGTAG
- a CDS encoding TetR family transcriptional regulator has product MTITSELSAAPDEPIAEPRKSRKNNPEKTRENILQEAIAEFVQQGLSGARVDAIAERIHTSKRMIYYYFGSKEQLYVEVLEKLYGDIRSTESRLHLAELAPVEAIRRLVEFTFDHHDRNVDFVRIVCIENIHNADYVKRSDAIKAMNNTILDSLGEILRRGAEEGVFRAGLEPLDVHLLISSFCFYRVSNRHTFGEIFQIDLPDENIKQRHREMICESVLRYLQA; this is encoded by the coding sequence ATGACAATAACTTCAGAACTCTCAGCAGCGCCCGACGAACCAATTGCAGAGCCTCGCAAGAGTCGCAAGAACAACCCGGAAAAGACCCGCGAGAACATTCTGCAAGAAGCCATTGCAGAGTTCGTCCAGCAGGGGCTTTCCGGCGCTCGCGTCGATGCGATCGCCGAGCGTATCCACACCTCCAAGCGCATGATCTATTACTACTTCGGCAGTAAGGAACAGCTCTACGTCGAGGTGTTGGAGAAACTCTACGGCGATATCCGCAGCACCGAAAGCCGTCTGCACCTGGCTGAACTGGCGCCGGTGGAGGCGATTCGGCGGCTGGTCGAGTTCACTTTCGATCACCATGACCGCAACGTCGATTTCGTGCGTATCGTCTGCATCGAGAACATTCACAACGCCGACTATGTGAAGCGCTCCGATGCGATCAAGGCGATGAACAACACCATCCTCGACTCACTGGGCGAGATCTTGCGTCGCGGGGCCGAGGAAGGCGTGTTCCGTGCAGGGCTCGAGCCGTTGGATGTGCATTTGCTGATCAGTTCGTTCTGCTTCTATCGCGTATCGAACCGCCATACCTTCGGTGAGATTTTTCAGATCGACTTGCCGGACGAAAACATCAAGCAGCGTCATCGGGAGATGATCTGCGAGTCGGTTTTGAGATATCTGCAGGCCTGA
- a CDS encoding shikimate dehydrogenase, which translates to MNQNTTVLAGLIGAGIQASRTPALHEHEGDAQGVRYLYRLIDLEPLKLDSSALPDLLLAAERMNFTGLNITFPCKQTIIPLLDELSPEARGIGAVNTVVLKDGKRIGHNTDCLGFAEGFRRGLQGVALERVVQMGAGGAGAAVAHALLSEGVQLLSIFDVDTRRAQSLANNLNQHFGAGRAVAGHDLQGTLAEADGLVNTTPMGMKKLPGTPVPVEMMRGALWVAEIVYFPLETELLRNARALGCRTLDGGNMAVFQAVKAFELFSGIVPDAQRMLAHFQSMNG; encoded by the coding sequence ATGAACCAGAACACTACCGTACTGGCCGGACTGATCGGCGCCGGCATCCAGGCTTCCCGCACCCCGGCACTGCACGAGCATGAAGGCGATGCCCAGGGTGTGCGCTACCTCTATCGCCTGATCGATCTCGAGCCGCTGAAACTCGACAGCAGTGCCTTGCCCGACCTGTTGTTGGCAGCCGAGCGCATGAACTTCACCGGTCTGAACATCACGTTTCCGTGCAAACAGACCATCATCCCGCTGCTCGACGAGCTGTCGCCGGAAGCCCGCGGCATCGGCGCCGTCAACACCGTGGTACTCAAGGATGGTAAACGTATTGGCCACAACACCGACTGCCTGGGTTTTGCCGAAGGTTTTCGCCGTGGCCTGCAGGGCGTAGCCCTTGAACGCGTGGTGCAAATGGGCGCAGGGGGCGCAGGCGCAGCGGTGGCCCATGCGTTATTGAGCGAAGGCGTACAGCTGCTCAGCATTTTTGATGTGGATACCCGCCGCGCGCAGTCGCTGGCGAACAACCTCAATCAACACTTCGGCGCTGGCCGCGCGGTCGCCGGGCATGATCTGCAGGGCACCCTGGCCGAGGCCGACGGCCTGGTGAACACCACGCCCATGGGCATGAAAAAACTGCCGGGCACGCCGGTGCCTGTAGAGATGATGCGAGGTGCGCTGTGGGTGGCGGAGATCGTTTATTTTCCGCTGGAAACCGAACTGCTGCGCAACGCCCGCGCCTTGGGTTGCCGGACACTGGATGGCGGCAACATGGCGGTGTTTCAGGCGGTGAAGGCGTTTGAACTGTTCAGCGGCATCGTGCCGGATGCGCAGCGGATGCTCGCGCATTTTCAGAGCATGAATGGCTAA